The proteins below are encoded in one region of Bacillus vallismortis:
- a CDS encoding TetR/AcrR family transcriptional regulator: MRPTNKRILDAAMQLLVKKGYRATTTKQIAEKAKVSEATIFRNFKNKQGLVEALLSQHSPNRSRILEQTEGDLHKDLLHIGTCLLEELERRKDLIKISFREPAMFQDVINHVTEYPQSMKQLLIDYLKGMSEKGVIQTGDEAEHADVFMSIVFGYFIHRLHLGDRVISMSQKKMLEHSTALFVKGISR; encoded by the coding sequence TTGAGACCGACAAACAAGAGAATCCTTGACGCTGCCATGCAGCTGCTCGTCAAAAAAGGATATCGCGCAACGACTACAAAACAAATCGCAGAAAAAGCAAAAGTAAGTGAAGCAACGATTTTCAGGAATTTTAAAAATAAACAGGGACTAGTCGAGGCTTTGCTTTCTCAGCATTCTCCAAACAGAAGCCGCATTTTGGAGCAAACAGAAGGCGATTTGCACAAAGACCTGCTTCATATCGGAACCTGTCTCTTGGAAGAGCTCGAACGCAGAAAAGATTTGATTAAAATCAGCTTTCGTGAACCGGCCATGTTCCAAGATGTCATCAACCACGTAACTGAATATCCCCAATCTATGAAACAGCTATTGATTGATTATCTCAAAGGAATGAGTGAAAAAGGGGTTATTCAGACAGGAGATGAAGCGGAGCATGCAGACGTGTTCATGTCGATCGTTTTCGGTTATTTTATTCACCGCCTCCATTTAGGAGACCGGGTGATTTCAATGTCCCAGAAAAAAATGCTGGAGCACAGCACTGCTTTATTTGTCAAAGGAATCTCTCGATGA
- a CDS encoding PEP/pyruvate-binding domain-containing protein, translated as MYSVLFRQAEASSQLAGAKGMNLIKLTKHGLPVPDGFVIQTNALSRFMEDNHLHQTSEGIEKEIIAGTFSDELKHELTNSFYKLRDSYRSVAVRSSSASEDLEGASFAGQYETYLNIKTEEEFLAKVKECWASFFSGRVSSYKKKMNNQIAEPLMGVVVQGLIDSDVSGVIFSRNPVTHDDRELLISASYGLGEAIVSGSVTPDTFIVNKSSFEIQKEIGAKEIYMESAAEGIAERTTSEDMRSRFCLTDEQVSELAEITKKTEELYGYPVDIEFGIADHHVYLLQARPITTIEQDKKAAEEERSFMITDADMNDFWINMESNIEGPISPLFSSIIVPAMEYGLKKNMQKFPIGVVVDEVKLYRGHVYSKSQDGQQPQTDDCGEELFPILSERMYDIIKHTYLPFYETLDQLTQTDHTAESALDAFRKLKAFYLTAYDEHFNIVFPQMLLTNKLQAMYQHIQGESENAHFYEMLTGKMNKSLETDRLLWLFSVEVQENPNLLSIFKNTKPEQLQEKLKQTDEGKQFLRNIHEFLQEYGWRSVKSHDLIEQTWAENPYYALANIQNYVRNGYHFDNEFQKTKEKREALYSEFLENIEDPNLRKEFDRYYQWTLNAANIMDDHHFYIDAMLDAKARAFLLKVGELLAENGVIQDREDLWFLYDDDVENALLHPVSLQDKAEKRRQAFHEYELAKAPAYLGNPTKEQIKIAEEIVGAVIEDEKNTENHIFGIAASSGIATGPVKVIRDASEFSRFACGNILVCKMTTPLWTSLFQDAKAIITDTGGILSHAAIIAREYGIPAVLGTRTATERLRDGDIITVDGSNGKITVVSRA; from the coding sequence ATGTATTCTGTTTTATTTCGACAGGCAGAAGCGTCCAGCCAGCTGGCTGGCGCAAAAGGCATGAATTTAATTAAACTGACCAAACACGGGCTTCCTGTTCCGGACGGGTTTGTTATCCAGACGAATGCGCTCTCCCGTTTTATGGAGGATAACCACCTTCATCAAACTAGCGAAGGCATCGAAAAGGAGATCATCGCCGGAACATTTTCAGATGAACTGAAACACGAGCTGACAAATTCCTTTTACAAGTTAAGAGACTCATACCGCTCCGTTGCCGTGCGCTCTTCGTCTGCCTCGGAAGATTTAGAAGGCGCTTCATTCGCGGGTCAATACGAAACCTACTTAAATATTAAAACAGAAGAAGAGTTTCTAGCTAAAGTGAAAGAATGCTGGGCCTCATTTTTCTCAGGCCGAGTCAGCAGCTATAAGAAAAAAATGAACAACCAAATCGCAGAGCCGTTAATGGGCGTTGTCGTTCAGGGCCTGATCGATTCAGACGTATCAGGTGTTATTTTCAGCCGCAATCCCGTTACCCATGATGATAGAGAGCTATTAATCAGCGCCAGCTATGGTTTGGGAGAAGCTATCGTTTCAGGAAGTGTCACCCCAGACACATTTATAGTCAATAAATCTTCGTTTGAGATTCAGAAAGAAATAGGTGCAAAAGAAATCTACATGGAGTCCGCGGCAGAAGGAATTGCTGAAAGAACAACGAGCGAAGACATGCGGAGCCGTTTTTGCCTTACAGATGAACAAGTGAGTGAACTGGCTGAAATCACGAAAAAAACCGAAGAGCTGTACGGATATCCAGTCGATATCGAATTCGGAATCGCTGACCATCACGTATACCTTTTGCAGGCCCGCCCGATTACAACCATTGAACAGGACAAAAAAGCGGCAGAAGAAGAACGCAGCTTCATGATAACAGACGCTGACATGAATGATTTCTGGATCAACATGGAATCAAATATTGAAGGTCCGATAAGTCCGTTATTTTCTTCGATCATTGTACCGGCCATGGAATACGGCTTAAAGAAAAACATGCAAAAATTCCCGATTGGTGTAGTCGTTGACGAAGTAAAACTTTATCGCGGACATGTTTATTCCAAAAGCCAAGACGGACAGCAGCCTCAGACTGATGACTGCGGAGAAGAGCTTTTTCCGATATTATCGGAGCGTATGTATGACATCATCAAACACACGTACCTTCCATTTTACGAGACGCTGGATCAGCTCACACAAACTGACCATACTGCTGAAAGCGCACTTGATGCTTTTCGGAAACTAAAAGCCTTTTATCTCACGGCTTATGATGAGCATTTCAATATTGTTTTCCCGCAAATGCTTCTGACAAACAAATTGCAAGCAATGTACCAGCACATTCAAGGCGAATCCGAAAACGCTCATTTTTACGAAATGCTGACAGGTAAAATGAACAAATCATTGGAAACAGACCGCCTCCTATGGCTATTTTCCGTTGAAGTGCAGGAAAACCCGAATCTGCTGTCTATTTTTAAAAACACCAAGCCGGAACAGCTGCAGGAAAAATTGAAACAAACTGATGAGGGCAAACAATTTCTGAGGAACATTCATGAATTTTTACAGGAATACGGGTGGAGATCTGTAAAGAGCCATGATCTGATTGAACAGACCTGGGCTGAAAATCCTTATTATGCCCTGGCCAATATTCAAAATTACGTCCGCAATGGCTATCATTTTGACAATGAATTTCAGAAAACGAAAGAAAAACGAGAGGCATTATACAGTGAATTCTTGGAAAATATAGAAGACCCCAATTTACGTAAAGAATTTGACCGTTATTATCAGTGGACGCTGAACGCTGCAAATATAATGGATGACCACCACTTTTATATTGACGCCATGCTGGATGCCAAGGCGAGAGCCTTTCTGCTCAAGGTAGGTGAATTGTTAGCGGAAAACGGGGTCATTCAAGATCGGGAAGACCTTTGGTTCTTGTATGATGATGACGTGGAAAACGCGCTGCTTCACCCTGTATCCCTGCAAGATAAGGCTGAAAAACGCAGACAGGCCTTTCACGAGTATGAGCTTGCCAAAGCCCCTGCCTATCTCGGAAATCCGACAAAAGAACAGATCAAAATCGCTGAAGAAATTGTCGGCGCTGTGATTGAGGATGAAAAAAATACAGAAAACCATATTTTCGGCATTGCGGCATCAAGCGGCATTGCAACAGGCCCGGTCAAAGTGATTCGAGACGCGAGTGAATTTTCTCGATTCGCGTGTGGGAACATCCTCGTTTGCAAAATGACCACACCGCTATGGACCAGCCTGTTTCAAGATGCCAAAGCGATTATTACAGATACAGGCGGCATTTTATCCCACGCTGCGATTATTGCCCGCGAATACGGCATTCCCGCTGTTCTCGGCACTCGTACAGCAACAGAAAGACTTCGGGACGGAGACATCATTACTGTTGACGGAAGCAACGGCAAAATCACGGTTGTCAGCCGGGCCTGA
- a CDS encoding CsbA family protein has translation MITKAVFALFFPFMLVVLFTRVTFNHYVAIALTAALLFASYLKGYTETYFIVGLDVVSLVAGGLYMAKKTAEKKEE, from the coding sequence TTGATTACAAAAGCCGTTTTTGCATTATTTTTCCCTTTTATGCTGGTTGTCTTATTTACAAGAGTCACCTTTAATCATTATGTGGCGATCGCTCTGACAGCTGCATTGCTGTTTGCCTCTTATTTAAAAGGCTATACAGAAACGTATTTTATTGTAGGATTGGACGTTGTGTCTCTTGTGGCTGGCGGACTGTACATGGCCAAAAAAACTGCTGAGAAAAAAGAAGAGTAA
- the uvrB gene encoding excinuclease ABC subunit UvrB produces the protein MKDRFELVSKYQPQGDQPKAIEKLVKGIQEGKKHQTLLGATGTGKTFTVSNLIKEVNKPTLVIAHNKTLAGQLYSEFKEFFPNNAVEYFVSYYDYYQPEAYVPQTDTFIEKDASINDEIDKLRHSATSSLFERRDVIIIASVSCIYGLGSPEEYREMVVSLRPEMEIERNELLRKLVDIQYARNDIDFQRGTFRVRGDVVEIFPASRDEHCIRVEFFGDEIERIREVDALTGEILGDRDHVAIFPASHFVTRAEKMEKAIQNIEKELEEQLKVMHENGKLLEAQRLEQRTRYDLEMMREMGFCSGIENYSRHLTLRPPGSTPYTLLDYFPDDFMIVVDESHVTIPQVRGMFNGDQARKQVLVDHGFRLPSALDNRPLRFEEFEKHMHNIVYVSATPGPYEIEHTDEMIEQIIRPTGLLDPLIDVRPIEGQIDDLIGEIQARVERDERVLVTTLTKKMSEDLTDYLKEIGIKVNYLHSEIKTLERIEIIRDLRLGKHDVLIGINLLREGLDIPEVSLVAILDADKEGFLRSERSLIQTIGRAARNAEGRVIMYADKVTKSMEIAMNETKRRREQQERFNEEHGITPKTINKEIRDVIRATAAAEDKAEYKTKAAPKLSKMTKKERQKIVEQMEHEMKEAAKALDFERAAELRDLLLELKAEG, from the coding sequence GTGAAAGATCGCTTTGAGTTAGTCTCGAAATACCAGCCCCAGGGAGATCAGCCGAAAGCCATTGAAAAACTTGTAAAAGGAATTCAGGAGGGCAAGAAGCATCAGACTCTGCTGGGTGCGACAGGAACGGGCAAAACATTTACGGTGTCCAATTTGATTAAAGAAGTCAATAAGCCGACCCTCGTCATTGCCCATAACAAAACCCTTGCCGGACAGCTTTACAGCGAGTTCAAGGAGTTTTTTCCGAACAACGCTGTCGAGTATTTTGTCAGTTACTATGATTATTATCAGCCGGAGGCGTATGTGCCTCAAACGGATACGTTTATAGAAAAAGACGCCAGTATTAATGATGAAATTGATAAACTGAGACACTCCGCCACATCGTCTCTGTTTGAGCGGAGAGATGTCATTATCATCGCGAGTGTATCTTGTATATATGGCCTCGGTTCGCCTGAAGAATACCGGGAAATGGTCGTGTCACTGCGGCCTGAAATGGAAATTGAGCGCAACGAGCTGCTCAGGAAACTTGTAGACATCCAATATGCCCGCAATGATATCGACTTCCAGCGCGGGACATTTCGTGTGCGCGGAGATGTAGTGGAAATCTTCCCTGCCTCTCGTGATGAACATTGTATCAGGGTTGAATTTTTCGGTGATGAAATCGAACGGATCAGGGAAGTGGACGCCCTGACAGGAGAAATTCTCGGTGACCGTGACCATGTTGCGATTTTCCCGGCGTCCCACTTCGTAACGCGGGCCGAGAAAATGGAGAAAGCGATTCAAAATATCGAGAAGGAGCTTGAGGAGCAGCTGAAGGTCATGCACGAAAACGGCAAGCTGCTTGAAGCGCAGCGTTTAGAGCAGCGGACAAGGTACGATCTTGAGATGATGCGGGAAATGGGTTTCTGCTCCGGCATTGAGAACTATTCAAGACATTTGACGCTTCGGCCTCCAGGTTCAACGCCGTATACGCTTCTTGATTATTTTCCTGACGATTTTATGATCGTGGTAGATGAGTCGCATGTGACGATTCCTCAGGTGCGCGGCATGTTTAACGGAGACCAGGCGCGGAAACAGGTGCTTGTGGATCATGGGTTCCGTCTTCCGTCAGCGCTTGATAACCGTCCGCTCCGTTTTGAAGAGTTTGAAAAGCATATGCACAATATCGTGTATGTATCAGCAACGCCAGGGCCGTATGAGATTGAGCATACGGATGAAATGATTGAGCAGATCATCCGTCCTACGGGGCTTCTTGACCCGCTGATTGATGTACGTCCGATTGAAGGCCAGATTGATGACTTGATCGGCGAAATTCAAGCAAGAGTCGAACGGGATGAGCGGGTTCTCGTGACAACCTTGACGAAGAAAATGTCAGAGGACCTGACGGATTATCTGAAGGAAATTGGCATTAAAGTAAACTATCTGCATTCAGAGATTAAGACGCTTGAACGGATTGAAATTATCCGTGATCTGCGCCTTGGGAAGCATGATGTTCTCATCGGCATCAACCTGCTGAGGGAAGGCCTCGATATTCCCGAAGTATCTCTCGTTGCCATTTTGGATGCGGATAAGGAAGGCTTCCTCCGTTCGGAGCGGTCGCTGATCCAGACGATCGGACGGGCAGCGAGGAACGCTGAAGGCCGCGTCATTATGTATGCAGATAAAGTAACGAAGTCGATGGAAATTGCGATGAATGAAACAAAACGCCGCCGCGAGCAGCAGGAGCGTTTTAACGAAGAGCACGGCATTACGCCGAAAACGATAAATAAAGAAATTCGCGATGTCATTCGTGCCACAGCAGCAGCTGAGGATAAAGCCGAATACAAAACAAAAGCCGCGCCTAAGCTGTCGAAAATGACGAAGAAAGAACGCCAGAAAATCGTTGAACAGATGGAGCACGAAATGAAAGAAGCCGCCAAGGCGCTTGACTTTGAAAGAGCCGCGGAGCTTCGCGATTTACTTTTAGAGCTAAAAGCGGAAGGATGA